A single region of the Onychomys torridus chromosome 11, mOncTor1.1, whole genome shotgun sequence genome encodes:
- the Fcrla gene encoding Fc receptor-like A, translated as MKLSCVLMTWALYVCPAVLLATQMLPAAGSETLKCEGPFTPEQSSCHTEEEGEEDVTHSSDTDFPVKGYKFSKPFHLIVSYDWLILQGPATSIFEGDPLVLHCRAWQDWPLTQVIFYREGSALGPPGPKREFSIDVVQRSDSGQYHCSGIFRSSGTGSRETASPVAITVQELFPSPVLKALPSSEPQEGGSVTLSCQTKLSLQRSASRLLFSFYKDGRPLSIRGISSELQIPKASEEHSGSYWCEAATEDRQIWKQSPQLEIRVQALQKSTASETSPAEPPGPLPPPPAPSAEHLGFSSADPHLHHQIRLLLKQMQDVKVLLGHLVMELRDLTVYLKPGVTNTADK; from the exons ATGAAGCTGAGCTGTGTCCTCATGACATGGGCTCTTTATGTCTGTCCTGCTGTGCTCCTGGCAACCCAGATGTTACCGG CTGCCGGTTCGGAGACTCTGAAGTGTGAAGGACCTTTCACCCCTGAGCAGAGCAGCTGCCAcactgaggaggagggagaggaggatgtGACCCATTCCAGTGATACCGACTTCCCGGTCAAGGGCTACAAGTTCAGTAAACCCTTCCATCTCATCGTTTCCTACG ACTGGCTGATCCTCCAAGGTCCAGCTACATCCATATTTGAAGGTGACCCACTGGTTCTGCACTGTCGTGCCTGGCAAGACTGGCCACTGACTCAGGTCATCTTCTACCGAGAGGGCTCAGCCCTGGGTCCTCCTGGACCTAAAAGAGAATTCTCTATCGATGTGGTGCAAAGGTCAGACAGTGGGCAGTACCACTGCAGTGGCATCTTCAGGAGCTCTGGTACTGGGAGCCGAGAGACTGCATCCCCTGTGGCTATCACAGTCCAAG AATTGTTCCCATCCCCAGTTCTCAAAGCCTTACCATCTAGTGAGCCCCAAGAGGGAGGCTCAGTGACCCTGAGCTGTCAGACAAAGCTGTCCCTGCAGAGGTCAGCTTCCCGCCTCCTGTTCTCCTTCTACAAGGATGGAAGGCCGCTGAGTATCAGAGGCATCTCTTCAGAACTCCAGATCCCCAAAGCTTCAGAAGAGCACTCTGGCTCCTACTGGTGTGAGGCAGCTACTGAGGACAGGCAAATTTGGAAGCAGAGCCCTCAGCTGGAGATCCGGGTACAGG CTCTTCAGAAATCAACTGCTTCAGAAACTTCTCCTGCAGAGCCCCCTggtcctctgcctccaccacctgCTCCTTCTGCTGAGCACCTGGGATTCTCCTCGGCAGACCCTCACTTACATCATCAGATACGCCTTCTTCTCAAACAAATGCAGGATGTCAAAGTTCTCCTTGGTCATCTGGTCATGGAGCTGAGGGACTTGACTGTCTACCTGAAGCCTGGAGTCACAAACACTGCTGACAAGTGA
- the Fcrlb gene encoding Fc receptor-like B, whose product MWTLAALLLLVPRSGQAATLEKPILSLHPPWTTIFKGERVTLRCDGYHPLLLELRPIRTLWYLGHALLPSHKKSIEVQTPGVYRCQTRGAPVSDPIHLSVSNDWLILQVPYAAVFEGEPLVMRCRGWYDKVVYKLHYYHDGQAVRYFHSSTNYTVLQARASDSGHYQCSGTMRIPVESAPMFSSKVAVTVQELFQTPVLRTLSPQEARGRVVLRCETRLHPQKRDTPLQFAFYKYSRPVRRFDWVAEYTVPEPETEELESFWCEAATTTRSVRKRSPWLQLPGRGSALDLASTTAPAPQAAALAPGDKPLSFRKTPVSRSVSSVTSVPNSTFAGLQFPAGHVPTAGPQVCAPLPTLVEQSPEGLQPKVDLLLREMRLLKGLLSRVVLGLKDPQALRELTETPKTPNSHVSVSPGTLETTVMGGGVDS is encoded by the exons ATGTGGACACTTGCAGCCCTCCTGCTTCTGG TTCCACGCAGTGGGCAAGCTG ctACTCTGGAGAAGCCCATATTGTCTCTGCATCCACCTTGGACCACAATCTTCAAGGGGGAGCGAGTAACACTGCGATGTGATGGTTACCACCCTCTGCTGCTAGAGCTCCGGCCCATTAGGACTCTCTGGTATTTGGGTCATGCTCTCCTGCCTTCCCACAAGAAGAGCATTGAGGTGCAGACACCAGGGGTGTATCGCTGTCAAACACGTGGAGCGCCGGTCAGTGACCCCATCCACCTCTCTGTGTCTAACG ACTGGCTAATTCTGCAAGTGCCATACGCTGCCGTGTTCGAGGGGGAGCCTCTGGTGATGCGCTGCCGTGGCTGGTACGACAAAGTCGTCTACAAGCTTCACTACTACCACGATGGCCAGGCCGTGAGATACTTCCATTCTAGCACCAACTACACGGTGTTACAGGCACGAGCTAGCGACAGCGGCCACTACCAGTGCTCTGGCACCATGCGCATCCCAGTGGAGAGTGCGCCCATGTTCTCCTCCAAGGTGGCTGTCACCGTGCAAG AGCTGTTCCAGACTCCCGTGCTCAGGACCCTGAGCCCGCAGGAGGCGCGCGGTCGCGTGGTGCTGCGCTGTGAGACGCGCCTGCACCCGCAGAAGCGGGACACGCCGCTGCAGTTCGCCTTCTACAAGTACAGCCGGCCGGTCCGCCGCTTCGACTGGGTCGCCGAGTATACGGTCCCCGAGCCCGAGACCGAGGAACTGGAATCGTTCTGGTGCGAGGCCGCCACCACGACTCGTAGCGTCCGGAAACGCAGCCCCTGGCTGCAGCTCCCCGGGAGGG GCTCGGCCCTGGATCTGGCGTCCACCACTGCCCCCGCCCCACAGGCTGCAGCCTTGGCGCCCGGGGACAAGCCACTTTCCTTCCGGAAGACCCCGGTGTCCAGATCCGTTTCGTCAGTCACTTCCGTCCCGAACAGCACCTTTGCGGGGCTGCAGTTCCCCGCGGGCCACGTCCCCACCGCTGGACCGCAAGTCTGCGCGCCTCTGCCCACGTTGGTGGAACAGTCGCCCGAAGGTCTGCAGCCCAAGGTGGACCTCCTGCTTCGGGAGATGCGGCTGCTCAAAGGGCTTCTGAGCCGCgtggtcctgggattaaaggacccACAAGCCCTCCGCGAGCTTACAGAGACCCCCAAGACACCCAATTCTCACGTTTCTGTGAGCCCGGGAACCCTGGAGACCACGGTCATGGGGGGCGGAGTGGACAGCTAG
- the Dusp12 gene encoding dual specificity protein phosphatase 12 translates to MSAGGGHGNGGSKLSSHILNFKHQVAVVFQQLKSASTQVEVSWVLWCTPVTPSLSRLRREDCHNSEKGKDRSEVGLHCTVNTGLGFLLVFNGCYLLFYFEGLFFSHAGVSRSVAVVTAFLMKTDQLTFEKAYENLQTLKPEAKMNEGFEWQLKLYEAMGCEVDTSSAIYKQYRLQKVTEKYPELQNLPQELFAVDPTTLSQGSKDDILYKCRKCRRSLFRSSSILDHNEGNGPIAFAHKRTAPSLVLTTGSQAQCTSYFIEPVQWMESTLLGVMDGQLLCPKCSAKLGSFNWYGEQCSCGRWITPAFQIHKNRVDEMKTLPALGSQTRKL, encoded by the exons ATGTCAGCGGGCGGCGGGCATGGCAACGGGGGCAGCAAGCTGAGCTCTCACATCTTGAACTTCAAGCACCAAGTAGCCGTGGTCTTTCAACAGTTAAAGTCCGCTTCCACTCAg GTAGAAGTGAGCTGGGtactgtggtgcacacctgtaaccccatcaCTTAGCAGGCTGAGGCGGGAAGATTGCCATAActctgagaaaggaaaagatagaaGTGAGGTGGGCCTACATTGTACCGTTAACACGGGGCTGGGCTTTCTCTTGGTTTTTAATGGCTGctatttgctgttttattttgaaggTCTCTTTTTCAGCCACGCGGGAGTCAGTCGGAGTGTGGCTGTGGTCACTGCCTTTCTAATGAAGACTGACCAGCTTACCTTTGAAAAAGCCTATGAAAACCTGCAGACCCTCAAGCCAGAAGCTAA GATGAATGAGGGATTTGAATGGCAGCTGAAATTGTATGAGGCAATGGGATGCGAAGTCGATACCTCTAGTGCAATTTACAAGCAGTACCGTTTGCAAAAGGTTACTGAGAAGTATCCAG AACTCCAGAATTTACCTCAAGAACTCTTTGCTGTTGACCCAACTACCCTTTCACAAGGATCAAAAGATGACATTCTCTACAAATGTAGAAAGTGCAG GCGATCTTTATTTAGAAGTTCTAGTATTTTGGATCATAATGAAGGAAATGGGCCAATAGCCTTTGCTCACAAGAGAACGGCACCATCTTTGGTACTTACCACAGGGAGTCAGGCTCAGTGTACATCTTACTTCATTGAACCTGTACAGTGGATGGAGTCTACTTTGTTGGGAGTAATGGACGGACAG CTTCTTTGCCCAAAATGCAGTGCCAAGCTGGGTTCCTTCAACTGGTATGGAGAACAGTGTTCATGTGGTCGATGGATAACCCCCGCTTTTCAAATACACAAGAATAGAGTGGATGAAATGAAAACATTGCCTGCTCTGGGATCACAAACAAGGAAACTATGA